A section of the Paramisgurnus dabryanus chromosome 4, PD_genome_1.1, whole genome shotgun sequence genome encodes:
- the dand5 gene encoding DAN domain family member 5 encodes MNAQVIFFILLSLGTLVCAFPRTALRNFHRHPGKDFESSGYGPDEPIRGSVRVVKLSPHFMRRAPGAIGNHAPSRSRSAFPAFLNLGRPGPSVLTHNKPDALLQHLGASSTGDAIKKQRLDMWRRVTHKSERGREAVALRVNPKKMTKQSCAAVPFTQRITEDGCETVTVHNHLCFGQCSSMFVPSGGESLGQREAHCTRCGPSKSRTVLVPLRCGTEVRQRRVMVVEECQCQTGSGEVKNQNTDKSHL; translated from the exons ATGAACGCTCAAGTGATCTTTTTCATCCTTTTGTCACTGGGCACTTTGGTTTGCGCTTTTCCACGCACCGCCTTGCGTAACTTTCACAGACATCCCGGTAAAGATTTTGAATCTTCGGGATATGGACCAGACGAACCAATTCGGGGATCCGTCAGAGTTGTGAAACTGAGCCCGCATTTTATGCGGCGCGCCCCTGGCGCCATTGGAAATCATGCGCCATCAAGAAGCCGCAGCGCGTTTCCCGCTTTCTTGAACCTCGGGCGTCCCGGACCGTCTGTCCTGACCCATAACAAACCCGATGCCCTGCTCCAGCACCTGGGCGCGAGCAGCACCGGAGACGCAATAAAGAAACAGAGACTCGATATGTGGCGGAGAGTGACGCACAAAAGCGAGCGAGGCAGAGAGGCCGTGGCGCTACGCGTCAATCCTAAAAAGATGACGAAACAGAGCTGTGCCGCAGTACCATTCACACAG CGCATAACGGAGGACGGCTGTGAGACGGTGACCGTTCACAATCATTTGTGTTTTGGTCAGTGCAGCTCTATGTTCGTGCCCTCCGGCGGGGAGTCTCTGGGACAGCGGGAGGCGCACTGCACGCGCTGTGGCCCTTCCAAATCACGCACTGTGCTCGTGCCCCTGCGCTGCGGAACAGAAGTGCGACAGAGACGCGTCATGGTCGTCGAAGAGTGCCAATGCCAAACCGGTAGCGGGGAGGTCAAAAATCAGAACACTGATAAGTCTCATTTATGA